A stretch of Mucilaginibacter terrae DNA encodes these proteins:
- a CDS encoding PAS domain-containing protein, whose protein sequence is MTDITRSTITDSALIDVLIQSNQATAIYDSEDLHIRFVNDAMLNIWGKDRSVIGKTFEQAIPEIIGQPFTELLKNVWCTGETYIAKSTAAQLVINGQLTTSYFDFEYRAIINTEGKTYCLLHTATDVTQKLKDWNKIQERFENEQQLTEELTAGNEELRSLNEELSVITQENKTALEQLAMAKQAGGVGLFDLDVPNDHLVWDERCKELFGVSAKQLVTYSSDFVNGLHPDDREQTVQAVNNAFNKALTGGRYNVKYRTVGVDDGLIRWVHAVGQVHFDEQDKPKRFIGTVTDLTDEITARIELEESEIKLQDANEELSAINEEQASINEELRATNEELADTQAQLLNSNSLLLESQNRLRDVLEQAPVGMCVLRGPNHVIEIANEAILNIWGRKREDIINKPHRTARPELEGQPVFDWLDKVYSTGQRQVNREFKVMLRHGDGLRQAIVNSVYEALRDASGAIYGVLIVLEDITEAVKQREEAHRIQEMFNLAIDAGELGAFYYDPQSNQFTGNDILKKWFGVGTDEFIHLDIAINVIADEDRERVTKAITDALNPEYGGVYDIEYTIINPVTQFPRIVKAKGKTTFDAVNRPVSLNGMLLDITERKQDEQRKNDFIGMVSHELKTPLTSVNAYIQMLQGRAVRNEDSFTGGALDKVANQIRKMTVMINGFLNVSRFESGKIHIDKQCFDMASLLKDIEEEYVATTNSHDIIFAPVPDVEVVADRDKIGQVINNLISNAIKYSPQGSAINVDCAVNNGQVKIFVKDQGMGVKPDDQQRLFDRYYRVKGEHMRSISGFGIGLYLCAEIVTRHDGKIWVESEFGNGSTFCFSIPAAN, encoded by the coding sequence ATGACTGACATTACCCGTTCTACAATTACAGATAGCGCACTTATTGATGTGCTGATACAATCAAATCAGGCTACTGCCATTTATGATAGCGAAGATCTGCATATACGCTTTGTAAATGATGCCATGCTAAATATTTGGGGTAAAGACCGAAGCGTTATTGGTAAAACCTTTGAACAAGCTATTCCCGAAATTATTGGCCAGCCCTTTACTGAATTACTTAAAAACGTATGGTGCACCGGCGAAACCTATATAGCAAAAAGCACTGCTGCACAATTAGTTATTAACGGCCAGCTTACTACTTCTTATTTTGATTTTGAATATAGAGCGATAATAAATACAGAGGGTAAAACCTATTGTTTACTGCACACGGCAACAGATGTTACCCAAAAGCTAAAAGATTGGAACAAAATTCAGGAACGCTTTGAAAACGAGCAGCAGTTAACTGAAGAATTAACGGCAGGTAATGAAGAGCTTCGCTCGCTGAATGAAGAGCTATCGGTTATCACTCAAGAAAACAAAACTGCGTTAGAGCAGTTGGCCATGGCCAAACAAGCTGGTGGCGTAGGTTTATTTGACCTTGATGTACCCAACGATCATTTGGTTTGGGATGAACGTTGTAAGGAGCTATTTGGCGTTTCGGCCAAGCAGTTGGTTACTTACTCATCAGATTTTGTAAACGGACTACATCCAGATGATCGCGAGCAAACCGTGCAAGCGGTAAACAATGCTTTTAATAAAGCGCTTACAGGTGGCCGTTACAACGTAAAATACCGTACTGTTGGTGTTGATGACGGACTTATACGCTGGGTGCATGCCGTTGGGCAGGTACATTTTGATGAGCAGGATAAGCCAAAGCGTTTTATAGGCACTGTTACTGATTTAACTGATGAAATAACAGCACGCATTGAGCTTGAGGAAAGCGAAATCAAATTACAGGATGCTAACGAAGAGCTTTCGGCCATAAACGAAGAGCAGGCATCAATTAACGAAGAGTTACGTGCTACCAACGAAGAATTGGCCGATACCCAGGCACAACTACTCAACTCTAATAGTTTATTATTAGAAAGCCAGAACCGCCTGCGCGACGTGCTTGAACAAGCCCCCGTAGGCATGTGCGTATTGCGCGGCCCCAACCATGTAATTGAAATTGCCAACGAAGCTATATTAAATATATGGGGACGTAAACGTGAGGACATCATTAATAAACCGCACCGCACTGCCCGCCCCGAGTTAGAAGGACAACCTGTATTTGACTGGCTCGATAAGGTGTACAGTACAGGCCAACGGCAGGTTAACCGCGAATTTAAAGTGATGCTGCGGCATGGAGACGGCTTGCGTCAGGCCATCGTAAATTCCGTATACGAGGCATTAAGAGACGCTTCGGGTGCTATTTATGGTGTATTGATAGTTTTGGAAGATATTACCGAGGCGGTTAAGCAGCGCGAAGAGGCGCACCGCATACAGGAAATGTTTAACCTGGCTATTGATGCTGGCGAACTGGGCGCATTTTATTACGACCCGCAGAGCAACCAGTTTACCGGCAATGATATACTGAAGAAATGGTTTGGTGTAGGTACCGATGAATTTATACACCTTGATATTGCCATAAATGTGATTGCCGATGAAGACCGGGAGCGGGTAACAAAGGCTATTACCGATGCATTAAACCCCGAATATGGCGGTGTTTACGATATTGAATATACCATAATAAACCCTGTAACTCAGTTTCCGCGCATAGTTAAGGCAAAGGGTAAAACTACTTTTGATGCAGTAAACAGACCGGTTAGCCTCAATGGTATGCTGCTGGATATTACAGAGCGTAAGCAGGATGAACAACGCAAAAACGACTTTATAGGCATGGTTAGCCATGAGTTGAAAACTCCGTTAACATCAGTGAATGCCTATATACAAATGCTGCAGGGCAGGGCTGTACGTAATGAGGATAGTTTTACCGGCGGCGCATTGGATAAGGTAGCCAACCAGATCAGGAAAATGACGGTAATGATCAATGGATTCCTCAATGTGTCGAGGTTTGAATCGGGCAAAATTCATATTGATAAGCAATGCTTTGATATGGCCTCACTGTTAAAAGACATTGAAGAAGAGTATGTAGCAACCACCAACAGCCATGATATAATTTTTGCTCCTGTGCCTGATGTTGAAGTTGTAGCAGACCGTGATAAAATTGGACAGGTAATTAATAATTTAATTAGCAATGCAATTAAGTACTCGCCGCAAGGCAGTGCAATAAATGTTGATTGTGCAGTAAATAACGGCCAGGTAAAAATATTTGTAAAAGACCAGGGCATGGGTGTTAAGCCCGACGATCAGCAACGATTGTTTGATCGCTATTACCGGGTAAAAGGTGAGCACATGCGTTCAATCAGTGGTTTTGGCATAGGCCTTTACCTTTGTGCCGAAATTGTTACCCGCCATGATGGTAAAATATGGGTTGAAAGTGAATTTGGTAACGGCTCAACATTTTGCTTCAGCATACCAGCAGCAAATTAA
- a CDS encoding dienelactone hydrolase family protein codes for MSQIDKNDIKQEVFDLYDDYAHNRLDRRGFMQKLSLYAVGGLTVPSLMSFLMPNYETTLQIKPDDTRLKSEYIKYPSPKGGGDIKGLLSKPADAKKKLGGVIVVHENRGLNPYIEDVGRRAALAGFISLAPDALTPLGGYPGNDDEGRIMQSKRDKGEMEQNFIDAYTYLKNHKDCNGKVGVVGFCYGGGISNMMAVRVPDLAAAVPFYGSQPAVEDVPKINAPLMLHYASLDTRITAGWPAYEAALKANNKKYQAFIYEGANHGFHNDTTPRYDKAAAELAWKRTIDFFAENLK; via the coding sequence ATGAGCCAGATAGACAAAAACGACATTAAACAGGAAGTATTTGATTTGTATGATGACTATGCGCATAACCGTTTAGACAGGCGGGGATTTATGCAGAAATTATCGCTCTACGCCGTTGGCGGGTTAACCGTGCCGTCGCTCATGAGTTTCCTTATGCCCAATTATGAAACCACGCTGCAAATTAAGCCCGACGATACAAGACTTAAATCAGAATACATTAAATATCCATCGCCTAAGGGTGGAGGAGACATTAAAGGCCTGCTATCAAAACCGGCTGATGCTAAAAAGAAATTAGGCGGAGTAATAGTTGTACACGAAAACCGCGGACTTAACCCTTACATAGAAGATGTAGGCCGCCGCGCAGCCTTGGCTGGTTTTATATCGTTGGCACCCGATGCGCTTACGCCACTGGGCGGTTACCCGGGTAATGATGATGAAGGCCGTATCATGCAATCCAAACGCGACAAAGGCGAAATGGAACAGAATTTCATCGATGCCTATACTTATCTTAAAAACCACAAAGACTGTAATGGTAAAGTAGGGGTAGTGGGCTTTTGCTATGGCGGAGGTATTTCAAACATGATGGCCGTGCGTGTGCCTGATTTGGCTGCAGCCGTTCCCTTTTACGGCAGCCAACCGGCGGTTGAGGATGTTCCTAAAATAAATGCGCCGTTAATGCTGCATTATGCCTCGCTCGATACACGCATAACCGCAGGTTGGCCGGCGTATGAAGCGGCTTTAAAGGCCAATAACAAAAAATATCAGGCCTTTATTTACGAAGGTGCCAACCACGGTTTTCATAACGATACCACACCAAGGTATGATAAAGCCGCCGCCGAACTGGCCTGGAAACGCACCATTGATTTCTTTGCCGAAAATCTGAAATAA
- a CDS encoding DoxX family protein: MKLISRIQLWGDKNHPIWLDLFRIALGIVLIWKGVSFALNLHAFTALMAQSRFPTALSLSIIAHAIIMLHVIGGFFIAIGSHTRMFCLLNLPILIVAVLFVNLSQHIFRPYAEFWLSCAVLAGLACFLIEGNGKLSVENIKNNDTQAIS; encoded by the coding sequence ATGAAGTTAATATCCCGCATCCAATTATGGGGTGACAAAAATCATCCTATATGGTTAGATTTATTTCGCATAGCTTTAGGCATAGTACTTATTTGGAAGGGCGTATCATTTGCGCTTAATCTGCATGCCTTTACAGCGTTAATGGCGCAAAGCAGGTTTCCTACGGCATTATCATTAAGCATTATTGCACATGCAATAATTATGCTGCACGTTATTGGCGGTTTCTTTATTGCCATAGGTTCGCACACGCGTATGTTTTGTTTGTTAAACCTGCCTATATTAATTGTAGCAGTTTTATTTGTAAACCTGTCTCAGCACATTTTTAGGCCTTACGCCGAGTTTTGGTTATCATGCGCGGTACTGGCAGGTTTAGCTTGTTTCTTAATTGAAGGCAATGGCAAGCTATCTGTGGAGAATATTAAAAACAATGATACGCAAGCTATTTCTTAA
- a CDS encoding cold-shock protein: MQKEGTVKFFNTEKGFGFITQADNGSDVFVHTTGLIDQVRENDNVTFEVEEGRKGPNAVNVKLV; encoded by the coding sequence ATGCAAAAAGAAGGAACAGTAAAGTTTTTCAATACCGAAAAAGGTTTTGGATTCATCACACAAGCTGACAATGGCAGCGACGTATTTGTACACACAACCGGTCTTATTGACCAGGTTCGCGAAAATGACAATGTAACATTTGAAGTTGAAGAAGGCCGTAAAGGTCCTAACGCGGTAAACGTAAAATTAGTTTAA
- a CDS encoding bifunctional alpha,alpha-trehalose-phosphate synthase (UDP-forming)/trehalose-phosphatase, translating into MPKTIIVANRLPVKIQENNNEFNLMPSEGGLATGLGSVYKTDNNIWIGWPGQVIADERKDEVAGKLKDLSLVPVYLTQEDVLEFYEGFSNDVLWPVFHYYASTYTTYKPSNWDYYQTVNQKFADVILQHCEPGDTIWIHDYQLLLLPALIRKQRPDISIGFFLHIPFPSHEMYRLIPWRAELLRGMLGADLIGFHTFDDVRHFLSSVSRILPTPVSSNVITCGERSIVVESFPMGIDEQKYAGLTRLPEVIEHADQIREIYKNNRLILSIDRLDYSKGILQRLQALELLLEEHPEYVGQLTLYMVVVPSRDTVPQYMHLHDQIDKKVGNINAKYRTIDWTPVSYYYRSLSIETLSALYSAADVCLVNPMRDGMNLVSKEYVASRTNNDGVLVLSEMAGASRELIDAILVNPNNVIQVKDAIIEALNMPLEEQQRRMKQMRQLVAKFNVNHWVQIFMERLNEVKLLQRSMQTRHVQSSTAQSIINRYHNTSKRIIFLDYDGTLVDFKPNVDQASPDRELYTLLDQLSADPNNHVVIISGRKHENLGNWFADRNIYLVAEHGAWFKQQSMEWHKINGLSTSWKKDIQLVLEKFVDRTPGSFIEEKTYSLVWHYRKAQRGLGELRANELMNTLKFLATDKGLQLLPGDKVVEVKNMEINKGKAALSVVQQTDYDFIMALGDDFTDEDLFRSLPESSVTIKVGTGASVAKFYVRNPKEVRGLLRSLTVGEPVY; encoded by the coding sequence ATGCCGAAAACTATTATTGTTGCCAACCGCTTACCTGTTAAAATACAGGAAAATAACAACGAATTTAACCTCATGCCCAGCGAAGGCGGGCTTGCTACGGGGTTAGGGTCGGTTTATAAAACGGATAACAACATTTGGATAGGCTGGCCCGGACAAGTAATTGCCGATGAACGTAAAGATGAAGTAGCCGGGAAGCTAAAAGATTTAAGCCTTGTACCGGTATATCTTACACAGGAAGATGTACTGGAGTTTTATGAAGGTTTTTCTAACGACGTATTGTGGCCGGTATTTCATTACTATGCATCTACCTACACCACCTATAAACCATCAAACTGGGATTATTACCAAACGGTAAATCAAAAGTTTGCCGATGTTATTTTACAGCACTGCGAACCCGGCGACACCATTTGGATACATGATTACCAATTATTGTTGCTGCCCGCGCTTATACGCAAACAACGACCCGATATTTCTATTGGCTTTTTTTTACATATACCTTTTCCATCGCACGAAATGTACAGGCTTATACCTTGGCGTGCCGAGTTATTGCGGGGTATGTTAGGTGCCGATTTGATAGGCTTTCATACGTTTGATGATGTGCGCCACTTCCTGAGTTCGGTTAGCCGTATATTACCAACACCGGTTTCATCAAATGTTATTACCTGTGGCGAACGCTCCATCGTGGTAGAATCATTCCCGATGGGTATAGACGAGCAAAAATATGCCGGTTTAACGCGCTTGCCCGAGGTAATTGAACATGCAGATCAGATACGCGAGATCTATAAAAACAACAGGTTGATTTTGTCAATCGACAGGTTGGATTACAGCAAAGGTATTTTGCAGCGTTTGCAGGCTTTAGAGTTATTGTTAGAAGAGCACCCGGAATATGTAGGACAATTAACCTTATACATGGTGGTGGTGCCATCGCGAGATACCGTTCCGCAATACATGCACCTGCACGACCAGATCGATAAAAAGGTGGGCAACATTAACGCCAAATACCGCACCATCGACTGGACGCCGGTAAGCTACTATTATCGTTCGTTGAGTATCGAAACATTATCGGCATTGTACAGTGCTGCTGATGTTTGTTTAGTTAACCCTATGCGCGATGGCATGAACCTGGTAAGTAAAGAATATGTAGCCAGCCGTACCAATAATGATGGTGTGTTGGTGCTGAGCGAAATGGCCGGAGCATCGCGCGAGTTGATAGATGCAATTTTGGTTAACCCTAATAACGTTATACAAGTGAAGGATGCTATTATTGAGGCGCTGAACATGCCTTTAGAGGAGCAGCAGCGCCGCATGAAACAAATGCGCCAGCTGGTAGCTAAATTTAATGTAAATCATTGGGTGCAAATATTTATGGAACGTTTAAATGAAGTAAAGCTACTGCAGCGTTCCATGCAAACACGTCATGTACAATCATCTACCGCACAGTCAATCATCAACAGGTATCACAATACTTCAAAGCGCATAATATTTTTAGATTATGATGGTACCCTGGTTGATTTTAAACCCAATGTAGACCAGGCCAGTCCCGACCGGGAACTGTATACTTTGTTAGATCAACTCTCGGCCGACCCTAACAATCATGTTGTAATTATTAGTGGCCGTAAGCATGAAAATCTGGGTAACTGGTTTGCCGACCGTAATATATATTTAGTAGCAGAGCACGGTGCCTGGTTTAAACAGCAAAGCATGGAATGGCACAAAATAAATGGCTTGTCAACTTCGTGGAAAAAGGATATTCAGTTGGTGCTCGAAAAGTTTGTAGACCGTACACCCGGCTCGTTCATCGAAGAAAAAACTTACTCACTGGTGTGGCATTACCGCAAAGCTCAGCGTGGTTTGGGAGAGCTGCGGGCCAACGAACTGATGAATACCCTCAAGTTTTTAGCCACTGATAAAGGTTTACAACTGCTACCGGGCGATAAGGTGGTAGAGGTTAAAAACATGGAAATAAACAAAGGCAAAGCCGCTCTAAGCGTAGTGCAGCAAACTGATTATGATTTTATAATGGCCTTGGGTGATGACTTTACAGACGAAGACCTTTTCCGTTCATTGCCCGAAAGCTCGGTTACTATAAAGGTGGGTACAGGCGCTTCGGTAGCTAAGTTTTATGTACGTAACCCTAAAGAGGTGAGGGGATTACTACGCTCATTAACTGTGGGTGAGCCTGTATATTAG
- a CDS encoding menaquinone biosynthetic enzyme MqnA/MqnD family protein has product MEKIRISAVSYTNTKPFLYGIQHTDIVNKIDLSLDIPAECAQKLIDDKVDIGLIPVAATLNLPEWHLVSAYCIGAVGAVNSVFIFSNCPIEEVKVLQLDPQSRSSNNLAKVLLKNYWKLQPQMIVDAHDYGVLTDANTAFVQIGDRTFGKTGNYTYVYDLAEEWGKFTGLPFTFAAWIANKPIPQSFIDEFNQSLQYGLDHREELFTEMEMREDFDLRDYLMHKIDYPLTEAKKEALQLFLKLIKEL; this is encoded by the coding sequence TTGGAAAAAATAAGAATATCGGCGGTTAGTTATACTAACACCAAACCCTTCCTTTACGGTATTCAGCATACCGATATTGTAAATAAGATTGATCTTAGCCTCGACATTCCTGCCGAGTGCGCTCAAAAACTCATAGATGATAAGGTTGATATTGGCTTGATTCCGGTTGCGGCTACCTTAAATTTACCTGAGTGGCATTTAGTTTCTGCCTATTGCATTGGGGCGGTAGGTGCGGTAAATTCGGTTTTTATATTTAGCAATTGTCCTATTGAGGAGGTGAAGGTGTTGCAGTTAGATCCGCAATCGCGCTCATCAAACAACCTGGCAAAGGTGCTGCTAAAAAACTACTGGAAGCTGCAACCACAAATGATTGTTGATGCTCATGATTACGGTGTGTTAACCGATGCCAACACTGCCTTTGTACAAATAGGCGATCGCACCTTTGGCAAAACCGGTAATTACACCTATGTATATGATTTGGCCGAAGAGTGGGGCAAATTTACCGGCCTCCCATTTACATTTGCCGCCTGGATAGCCAATAAGCCTATACCTCAAAGCTTTATTGATGAGTTTAACCAATCATTACAATATGGACTTGACCACCGTGAGGAGCTATTTACTGAAATGGAAATGCGGGAAGATTTTGATTTACGCGACTATTTGATGCATAAAATAGATTACCCGCTTACCGAGGCTAAAAAGGAGGCTTTGCAACTGTTTCTGAAACTGATAAAAGAATTATAG
- a CDS encoding histidine phosphatase family protein: MIQKTLYIVRHGQTDLNKQGVVQGRGMNTDLNADGRAQANMFFEAYKDIAFDKIYISELKRTQQSIQQFIDLGIPYQKLSGLDELAWGIHEGAPSTPETKAAFLYMMREWTAGNLDEKFEKGESPNEVQARQKEAMATIMSHPEEKTVLICMHGRAMRLLLCLLTEKSLIHMDEFPHQNLVLYKVTYDGSRFEIAEFNNAIHLQIH, encoded by the coding sequence ATGATTCAAAAAACGTTATACATTGTCCGCCATGGGCAAACTGATTTAAATAAGCAAGGTGTAGTACAGGGCCGCGGCATGAATACCGATTTAAATGCAGATGGCCGCGCACAGGCCAACATGTTTTTTGAGGCTTATAAAGATATTGCGTTTGATAAGATATATATATCTGAGTTGAAACGTACGCAGCAAAGCATACAGCAGTTTATTGATCTGGGCATTCCTTACCAAAAGCTTTCGGGGCTTGATGAGCTGGCCTGGGGAATACATGAAGGTGCGCCAAGTACACCCGAAACCAAAGCTGCATTTTTATATATGATGCGCGAATGGACTGCCGGTAACCTCGACGAAAAGTTTGAAAAAGGGGAGAGCCCCAACGAAGTACAGGCCCGACAAAAAGAGGCGATGGCTACCATTATGAGCCATCCCGAAGAAAAAACAGTGTTGATATGCATGCACGGTCGCGCCATGCGTTTGCTGCTGTGCCTGCTTACCGAAAAATCGCTTATTCATATGGACGAGTTTCCACACCAAAACCTGGTATTATACAAGGTTACTTATGATGGCAGCCGGTTTGAGATAGCCGAGTTTAACAACGCCATCCATTTACAAATTCATTAA
- the mqnE gene encoding aminofutalosine synthase MqnE, which translates to MDAEQQLRVLLNDARLAEDLKHIAQKVLNRERITFDEGVTLYEKGELSYLGILANYMREKRHGNKTYFNRNFHIEPTNLCVYDCKFCSYSRLIKERSEGWEYTMDEMLDIVKKYDNEPVTEVHIVGGVLPQYDMAFYQGLFSAIKAHRPDLHVKALTPVEYHYIFKKAKVDYATGMRLMKESGLESMPGGGAELFHPEVRDKIAKDKCTGDQWLQIHEEWHKLGMRSNATMLYGHIEEYWHRVDHMEQLRQLQDRTGGFQTFIPLKFRNKDNQMSNVPEVSVIEDLRNYAIARIYLDNFDHIKAYWAMISRTTAQLSLSFGVDDIDGTLDDTTKIYSMAGAEEQHPGMSTKELVELIKNVGRHPIERDTLYNVVTDYMDYEFADAPKPQFYKLPVIN; encoded by the coding sequence ATGGATGCTGAACAACAACTAAGGGTATTACTCAATGATGCCCGTTTAGCTGAAGATCTGAAACATATCGCCCAAAAAGTATTAAACCGCGAGCGTATTACTTTTGATGAAGGCGTTACCTTATATGAAAAAGGCGAACTCAGCTACCTTGGCATATTGGCCAACTACATGCGCGAAAAGCGCCACGGTAATAAAACATACTTCAATCGTAACTTCCATATCGAGCCTACTAACTTGTGCGTGTACGATTGTAAATTTTGCTCATACTCGCGCTTAATAAAAGAGCGTAGCGAAGGGTGGGAGTACACCATGGACGAGATGCTCGACATTGTGAAAAAATACGACAACGAGCCGGTTACGGAGGTACACATTGTAGGCGGTGTATTGCCGCAGTACGATATGGCTTTTTACCAGGGGCTTTTCAGCGCTATTAAAGCTCACCGACCAGATTTGCACGTGAAGGCATTAACGCCGGTCGAATATCATTACATCTTCAAGAAAGCTAAGGTAGATTATGCCACTGGTATGCGCCTCATGAAGGAGTCTGGCCTGGAATCGATGCCGGGCGGTGGTGCCGAACTGTTTCACCCCGAGGTGCGCGATAAGATAGCTAAAGACAAATGTACCGGCGACCAATGGCTGCAAATTCACGAGGAATGGCACAAGCTGGGCATGCGTTCAAACGCTACCATGCTGTACGGCCATATTGAGGAGTACTGGCACCGGGTAGATCATATGGAGCAATTGCGCCAGTTGCAGGACCGTACCGGTGGTTTCCAAACGTTTATTCCGCTCAAGTTCCGTAACAAAGACAATCAAATGTCTAACGTGCCAGAAGTATCAGTAATTGAAGATTTGCGTAATTACGCTATCGCACGTATCTATTTAGATAATTTTGATCACATTAAGGCTTACTGGGCCATGATTAGCCGTACCACGGCACAGCTCTCCTTAAGCTTTGGGGTTGATGATATTGATGGTACGCTTGACGATACCACCAAAATATACTCAATGGCAGGAGCCGAGGAGCAACACCCCGGTATGAGCACTAAAGAGTTGGTTGAACTGATCAAAAACGTTGGCCGCCATCCCATTGAGCGCGATACCCTGTATAATGTGGTTACCGATTATATGGACTATGAATTTGCCGATGCACCTAAGCCACAGTTTTACAAACTGCCGGTTATCAATTAA